In a genomic window of Dioscorea cayenensis subsp. rotundata cultivar TDr96_F1 unplaced genomic scaffold, TDr96_F1_v2_PseudoChromosome.rev07_lg8_w22 25.fasta BLBR01000295.1, whole genome shotgun sequence:
- the LOC120254017 gene encoding mannose-specific lectin-like, whose product MAGNILYGSNSLGPGQSLAYGSFKLVMQEDCNLNNNEPKPCGLPTKAGGQGNYVFILQKDRNLAVYGPVTWQTKTSLAGSDGLLIDSNDTIFGALPANKNTEEAKATRISMVVNK is encoded by the exons ATGGCCGGCAACATACTTTACGGTAGTAATTCACTCGGGCCAGGGCAATCCCTGGCCTATGGGAGCTTCAAGCTTGTTATGCAGGAGGACTGCAACTTG AATAACAACGAGCCAAAGCCGTGTGGGCTACCAACCAAAGCAGGGGGGCAAGGCAACTACGTTTTCATCCTTCAGAAAGATCGCAACCTCGCCGTGTATGGCCCGGTAACATGGCAGACCAAAACTAGCTTGGCAGGCTCTGATGGTCTCCTCATTGACAGTAATGACACCATCTTTGGTGCTCTGCCTGCTAATAAAAACACCGAAGAAGCCAAGGCTACAAGGATTTCCATGGTCGTCAATAAGTGA